The Medicago truncatula cultivar Jemalong A17 chromosome 4, MtrunA17r5.0-ANR, whole genome shotgun sequence genome includes a region encoding these proteins:
- the LOC25493366 gene encoding berberine bridge enzyme-like 13, with product MRKDIMQSMMSLLATFVVLLSVPLSTSVSIEETFNNCLSLHAQIPNQFPSSIYTSTNKSYTSILESTAQNLRYLLPSVPKPDFIFTPFHDSQVQAAVICAKQHGIHMRIRSGGHDYEGLSYVSLIEKPFMILDLAKLRAVNVDIPHNTAWIQAGATIGEVYYKISAKSSVHGFPAGLCTSLGIGGLITGGAYGSMMRKYGLGVDNVVDARIVDANGKILDRKAMGEDLFWAIRGGGGGSFGVILWWKIKLVPVPKTVTVFTVTKSLEQGGNKLLYRWQQVAPNIDENLFIRVLIQPGNGSVPGQRTVTTSYQALFLGGANRLLQVMKQSFPELGLTRKDCLETSWIKSVLYIAGYPNTTPPEVLLQGKPTSKAYFKAKSDFVRQVIPETSLNSLWKIFLQDEGPLMIWNPYGGMMSRIAESATPFPHRKGTLYKIQYLSGWIDGEKNMAKHMSWMRKFYSYMTPYASKNPRENYVNYRDLDIGMNKKNCTSLSLANSWGYRYFKGNFNRLVKVKTKVDPSNFFRHEQSIPSLPIGK from the coding sequence ATGAGAAAAGACATCATGCAGTCTATGATGTCCCTCCTAGCAACTTTTGTTGTTCTGCTATCTGTTCCGCTTTCCACTTCAGTTTCAATTGAAGAAACTTTCAATAATTGCCTATCACTTCATGCTCAAATTCCAAACCAATTTCCCTCTTCAATCTACACCTCAACCAATAAGTCCTACACTTCAATCCTTGAATCCACTGCTCAAAACCTGAGGTATTTATTGCCTTCAGTGCCAAAACCAGATTTCATATTCACACCATTCCATGATTCACAAGTCCAAGCAGCTGTGATATGTGCAAAACAACATGGTATTCATATGAGAATACGCAGCGGAGGGCACGACTATGAAGGTCTTTCTTATGTTTCTCTTATCGAGAAACCGTTTATGATCCTAGACCTGGCTAAACTACGTGCAGTAAACGTTGATATTCCACATAACACGGCTTGGATTCAAGCAGGCGCAACTATTGGTGAAGTCTACTACAAAATTTCCGCGAAAAGTTCAGTTCATGGCTTCCCTGCAGGCCTTTGTACATCTTTAGGCATCGGTGGCCTCATCACGGGAGGAGCTTACGGTTCTATGATGAGAAAGTATGGCCTTGGTGTAGACAACGTTGTTGACGCTCGAATTGTTGATGCTAATGGAAAAATTCTTGACAGGAAAGCAATGGGAGAAGACCTATTTTGGGCAATAAGAGGAGGCGGAGGAGGTAGCTTCGGAGTTATTCTCTGGTGGAAGATCAAATTAGTTCCTGTGCCAAAAACTGTGACAGTTTTCACAGTAACAAAGAGTCTAGAACAAGGTGGAAACAAACTTCTTTATAGATGGCAACAAGTAGCACCAAATATTGATGAAAATCTCTTCATCAGAGTCTTGATTCAGCCAGGCAATGGTAGTGTTCCTGGTCAAAGAACTGTAACCACTTCTTACCAAGCTCTATTTCTTGGTGGAGCTAATAGACTTCTCCAAGTTATGAAGCAGAGTTTTCCTGAATTGGGTTTAACAAGAAAGGATTGTTTGGAAACTAGTTGGATCAAATCGGTTCTTTATATCGCCGGCTATCCCAATACAACACCTCCAGAAGTTTTGCTCCAGGGAAAACCTACATCCAAGGCTTACTTCAAAGCAAAATCAGATTTTGTGAGACAAGTGATTCCAGAAACTTCCCTCAATTCCCTTTGGAAAATTTTTCTTCAGGATGAAGGTCCTTTAATGATATGGAATCCCTATGGAGGAATGATGAGTAGGATTGCAGAATCTGCAACACCTTTTCCTCACAGAAAAGGAACTCTTTACAAAATTCAGTACTTATCAGGATGGATTGATGGAGAAAAGAATATGGCAAAACATATGAGCTGGATGAGGAAATTTTACTCCTATATGACTCCTTATGCATCAAAAAATCCAAGGGAAAACTATGTGAATTATAGAGATTTGGATATAGGGATGAACAAGAAGAATTGTACAAGTCTTTCTCTTGCTAACTCTTGGGGTTataggtattttaagggtaACTTCAATAGGTTAGTAAAGGTGAAAACTAAAGTTGATCCATCTAATTTCTTTAGGCATGAGCAAAGTATCCCTTCACTTCCAATTGGTAAGTAA
- the LOC25493367 gene encoding dihydroceramide fatty acyl 2-hydroxylase FAH1, whose product MVAEKFVVDLNKPLVFQVGYLGEAYEEWVHQPIMSKESPRFFHSSFLEFFTRTVWWVVPIVWVPVASYFIYNSFRLGLPIPQITLFVLLGIFVWTLVEYLLHRFLFHVQTKSYWGNTFHFLFHGCHHKHPMDSLRLVLPPTAAVLFASPFWPIVKHVCPPSIAPALYGGMLLGYMIYDCTHYYLHHGQPKSHVPRNLKMYHLSHHYRVASLGFGVTSPLWDKVFGTVPSPFKINAKR is encoded by the exons ATGGTTGCAGAgaaatttgttgttgatttgaataAGCCCCTTGTTTTCCAA GTTGGTTATCTTGGTGAAGCTTATGAAGAATGGGTTCACCAACCTATTATGAGCAAGGAAAGCCCTCGTTTCTTTCATAGCAGTTTCTTGGAG TTTTTCACACGCACTGTTTGGTGGGTGGTTCCAATTGTTTGGGTACCAGTTGCATCTTATTTCATATATAACTCTTTCAGATTGGGACTCCCTATTCCTCAAATCACTCTTTTCGTGCTACTTGGCATTTTTGTATGGACATTGGTCGAATACTTGTTGCACCGTTTCCTTTTCCATGTTCAAACTAAGAGCTATTGGGGTAatacttttcattttcttttccatggtTGCCACCATAAGCACCCAATGGATAGCTTAAGACTTGTTTTACCACCAACTGCAGCCGTTTTATTTGCCTCTCCG TTCTGGCCCATAGTGAAGCATGTATGCCCTCCTTCAATCGCTCCTGCTTTGTATGGAGGCATGTTGTTGGGCTATATGATCTATGATTGTACCCATTACTACTTACATCATGGCCAACCTAAGAGTCATGTACCCCGAAATCTCAAG ATGTATCACTTGAGTCATCACTATCGGGTCGCCAGCCTTGGTTTTGGCGTCACTTCACCACTCTGGGACAAGGTTTTTGGAACGGTTCCTTCACCATTTAAGATAAATGCCAAACGTTGA